Proteins encoded by one window of Candidatus Woesearchaeota archaeon:
- a CDS encoding Dna2/Cas4 domain-containing protein: protein MVTVSVTDLSAYLFCPRTLYLRRVLKIVPPPREVMVKGTIKHAIIDLMNRREQTIVTSVRRFISYPEVYHIYKTTYGKLLRMTILNNHPALAAVGISDQEMFRLAWPMVLRETEERAQHLFQFVKTNQIFGEELWDRLEPKIKSELSITSDKLQLNGVVDQIRIYPDKIVPYELKSGKTPPEGEIWKSHKIQLTGYALLLEESFGRPINEGIIRYLDAERRTSHEETLDVIPSVHDDRILAINPFLRDEVKALIQKVQILLSSPIVPPKCPEKKGCKECMADRLSSPKESAPLES from the coding sequence ATGGTAACAGTTTCAGTTACAGACCTTTCTGCATATCTTTTTTGTCCTAGAACCCTCTACTTACGACGAGTGTTAAAAATTGTTCCTCCTCCTCGGGAAGTTATGGTTAAAGGAACAATTAAGCATGCCATAATAGATCTCATGAATCGGCGAGAGCAAACCATTGTGACTTCTGTGCGAAGATTTATTTCTTATCCAGAGGTCTATCATATTTATAAAACAACCTATGGAAAACTGTTACGTATGACCATACTCAATAATCATCCTGCCTTAGCTGCTGTCGGTATTAGTGATCAAGAGATGTTCCGCCTTGCATGGCCTATGGTTTTGCGTGAAACCGAAGAACGGGCTCAGCATCTTTTTCAGTTCGTGAAAACCAATCAAATCTTTGGTGAGGAACTGTGGGATCGTCTTGAACCGAAGATTAAGTCAGAATTAAGCATTACCTCTGACAAACTTCAATTAAATGGAGTCGTCGATCAGATTAGAATTTATCCTGATAAGATTGTTCCTTATGAACTCAAGAGTGGCAAAACTCCACCAGAAGGTGAAATCTGGAAGAGTCACAAAATACAATTGACCGGCTATGCGTTACTTTTGGAAGAATCCTTTGGAAGGCCAATTAACGAAGGGATTATTCGGTATCTGGATGCTGAACGTCGAACTTCTCACGAAGAGACTTTAGATGTAATACCATCAGTCCATGATGATCGCATCCTTGCTATCAATCCTTTTTTGCGTGATGAAGTGAAAGCATTAATTCAGAAAGTTCAAATCCTGCTTTCATCACCGATTGTTCCACCTAAATGTCCTGAAAAGAAAGGATGTAAAGAATGCATGGCAGACCGACTATCAAGTCCAAAAGAGAGTGCTCCTCTAGAATCATGA
- a CDS encoding DUF1624 domain-containing protein: protein MTTNERYWEIDSLRGIAIVMMVLYHLLYDLSFFAGYAIEVLSGFWLYFARATATLFLLVVGISLTLSAYHARSQNKKLSFVKQLKRGLFVFAFGLLITLATRFIFPEQYVRFGILHLIGVSIILAYPFLSFGILNLIGGMAIIGIGFLLKQTTFSFPWLLWLGFRPEHFATIDYFPLFPWFGVVLIGIFLGNLLYTMSGRRFSFPDFSSLFAVRLLSFLGKHSLLIYLFHQPFLVLLLSVVGVVPVSLLIQ, encoded by the coding sequence ATGACAACAAATGAGCGATATTGGGAAATAGATAGTTTACGTGGTATTGCCATTGTGATGATGGTTTTGTATCATCTCCTCTATGATCTTTCTTTTTTTGCGGGGTATGCAATAGAAGTTCTTTCAGGATTTTGGTTGTACTTTGCTCGGGCAACAGCAACCTTATTCTTACTTGTCGTAGGAATATCCCTTACCTTGAGCGCATACCATGCACGATCTCAGAATAAAAAATTATCTTTTGTAAAACAACTGAAGCGTGGTCTTTTTGTTTTCGCTTTTGGTCTTCTTATTACCCTAGCAACCAGGTTTATTTTTCCTGAACAGTATGTTCGTTTTGGTATTCTCCATCTTATTGGCGTCAGTATTATCCTTGCTTATCCATTTCTCTCCTTTGGTATTTTAAATCTCATTGGGGGAATGGCGATTATTGGAATCGGTTTTTTGTTGAAGCAGACGACCTTCTCATTTCCGTGGTTACTATGGCTGGGGTTTCGTCCTGAACATTTTGCAACAATTGATTATTTTCCTCTCTTTCCCTGGTTTGGCGTTGTCTTGATCGGAATCTTTTTAGGAAATCTACTCTACACCATGTCAGGTCGTCGTTTTTCATTCCCTGATTTTTCTTCGTTGTTTGCTGTTCGATTACTCAGTTTTCTTGGGAAACATTCTTTACTCATTTATCTGTTTCATCAACCGTTTCTCGTTCTTCTCCTCTCAGTTGTAGGAGTAGTTCCTGTATCACTCCTAATCCAGTAG
- the truD gene encoding tRNA pseudouridine(13) synthase TruD gives MYLLKKIPEDFIVQEKKQLTFIENGTYSYFLLRKCDYTTEKAVALIAQQLHLPRKRINYAGAKDRYACTEQYISIRGYVPRFQEKSFGANGSITLRYFGRGNERLNLGSHEGNAFVITVRNLDSADIDQLQQQLLVLKDINYHLPNYFDVQRFSSQNIAIGMALLHQNMEQAAKLMNPSVTHPFEELRRNPKRILQLYVHSVQSVIYNRMVTLFLQQKISKYVIVNELLFPTERLSSAIYAAGAPLVGFGTPDELETYDPEMIALIQKIMQEYQVTFRDFIVRKLPEASSEGTSRQLFFDVASLKTGIPVSDELHPGKKKVQISFILPQGSYATIVIKFLCLSRS, from the coding sequence ATGTACCTGCTTAAAAAAATTCCTGAGGATTTTATTGTTCAAGAGAAGAAACAGCTCACGTTTATAGAAAACGGAACATATAGTTATTTTTTATTGCGGAAGTGTGATTATACAACTGAAAAGGCTGTTGCGTTAATCGCACAACAACTTCACCTGCCCAGAAAGCGTATTAATTATGCAGGAGCAAAAGATAGGTATGCATGTACTGAACAATATATCTCTATCCGTGGTTATGTTCCTCGATTTCAGGAAAAATCCTTTGGAGCAAATGGGAGTATCACCCTTCGCTATTTCGGCAGAGGAAATGAACGTTTGAATTTGGGAAGTCATGAAGGAAATGCTTTTGTGATTACAGTCAGAAATCTTGATTCTGCTGATATTGACCAGCTCCAACAGCAATTACTGGTACTTAAAGATATCAATTATCACTTACCGAATTATTTTGATGTACAGCGCTTTAGTTCCCAGAACATTGCCATCGGTATGGCATTACTTCATCAGAACATGGAACAAGCAGCAAAACTCATGAATCCTTCAGTTACCCATCCTTTCGAAGAACTTCGCAGAAACCCTAAACGGATTCTCCAGCTTTATGTGCACAGTGTCCAGAGTGTAATCTACAATCGTATGGTTACGTTGTTTCTTCAACAAAAAATCAGCAAATATGTAATAGTCAATGAGCTTCTTTTTCCTACAGAGCGGCTTTCTTCAGCAATCTATGCCGCTGGTGCTCCTCTTGTCGGATTTGGAACTCCCGATGAACTCGAAACATACGATCCTGAAATGATAGCGCTTATCCAAAAAATAATGCAGGAATATCAGGTAACCTTTCGTGACTTTATTGTACGAAAATTACCTGAAGCAAGCTCCGAGGGAACTTCTCGTCAGCTCTTTTTTGATGTTGCTTCACTGAAGACTGGTATTCCTGTATCTGATGAACTACATCCAGGGAAGAAGAAGGTGCAAATCTCTTTCATACTACCTCAAGGATCGTATGCAACCATTGTCATTAAATTTTTATGTTTATCAAGAAGCTAA